Below is a window of Halarcobacter anaerophilus DNA.
CAGGGATTATAATAAAATTGTAAATTCAAATAAAGCATTTGAAAAAAAATATAAGCTTGAACTAACAATAAACAAAAAAACATTTGATTTGGAATACAAAGATATGTTTTTGGCTCAAAGAGCAATTGAAGAAAAATCAAAACACAAAGATATTTTTAATAATGGACAAAATATTATTAAAGTTGCAGTCTTAGATAAAAAAACTGATACTTTTATAAAAGATTTTGATATTAAAATCAGAGTTTCAAGACCAACAAGTCATGAACATACAGTTGATTTATTAAATAAAGATTTTTCTAAAAACGAAAATGGATATGACGTAAGTATTGTACTTCCTTTTAAAGGAAACTGGAATATTACTGGTAAAATTGCTCTTGGCAGTGATATAGGATATTTTTATATAAAATCAAATGCAATCTAGAACAAAACTTCTAGTTTTCCCTACCTCTAGATCAATAAGAGAGTATGTAAACTCCCAAAAAGAGTTTAATACTCTTCTTCCTGCAATAATAACAATAGACGAACTTTTTAAAAAATCACTTGTTTTTGAAAACAAAAAGTATCTTGATGAAGATGAAAGATTTTTGTATTTAAAAGAAGCGGTAAAAAACGTAGATTTGGATTCTCTTGGAATCTCTTCAAGTTTTTCATATTTTATTAAACAAAGTGATTATATATATAGATTTTTCTTGGAATTAGCAAGTGAAAATGTTGATATAGAATCTATAAGCAGTATTGACACTTATGGGTTTTACAGTGAGCATTTAGAGATATTAAAGAAGATAAGAAAAAACTTTTTAGAGATATTAGATAGAGAAAATTTTGTCGACAGAATAAATTTCTCAAAATACTTTAGTATAAACAGCGACTTTATCAAAAGATATAATGAAATTGAGTTATATTTTGAAGGTTATTTTACCAAGTTTGAATTTGAAATTATAAAATCAATAACAAAATATTCCAAGCTTATGATATCTTTTGTATATAATCAGTTTAATGAAAAATCTATTGAAAAGTTTATAGAGTATGGGTTTGATTTAACCTTGGAAAATAGTTACACTATAGATTTTTCAAATAAAATGATTCTTGAAGAGAAAAAATTAGTTAAGAAATGTGAAAATATAGAGATAAAAGGTTTCAGTTCTAGAGTTAATCAAATTGCTTTTATTAAAAAAGCAATTGTTGATTTGGTAAACAAAGGAATAAACCCTTCAAAAATAGCTCTTATTCTTCCGGATGAATCTTTTACTACTACAATCTCACTTTTTGACAATGAAGGCTATTTTAACTACGCTATGGGCTTAAATATTTACAGTACGAATCTATTTAAAACTATAGACGCTATATATGCTTATATGAATGAGAGTGAAATAAAAAATATTAAAAATCTTGAGTTTATAGATTGCAATAAAGAGCTTGTCGATAAACTTTTTAAAGCTAATTGGAATAAAATTATCACAATTGAAATATTTGAAGAGATTATAAAATTTTTTATTTCAAAAGAGACAAATAAAGAGCTTCTTGAAAAGTTTAACGAACTAATTTACAAGCTTTATAAAATCGTTTTTTCATATGAAGATAAAATAAGATTAAAAGATGTTTACAAAATCTTTTATCAAAGAGTTGTGAAGCTTACTTTAGATGATATAAATTCGGGAAAAGTTACTGTAATGGGACTTTTAGAGAGTAGAAGACTAGAGTTTGATGCTGTTATTATTTGTGATTTTAACGAAAGTTTTATTCCTAAAAGAAGTTTAAAAGATAAGTTTTTATCTACAAAATTAAAACAAAGTGCAAATCTTCCAACATCTGTTGATAGGGAAAATCTACAAAAATACTATTATGAAAGATTAATTAACAATTCAAAAAATGTATATATTTCATATGTAAAAAATGAAAATGAGCAGATTTCAAGATTTGCAAATCTACTTTTTAAAGAAGATATCGATGAAAATTTATATGACAATAGTTATAAACATATTTTATATAAAAGCAGTAATTTAAAGCATTTTTCAAACGAAGTTATCTTAGATATAGATTTATCTAAACTAACATGGAGTGCAAGTAGTTTAAAAGAGTTTTTGGAGTGTAAAAGAAAGTTTTATTTAAATCATATTTTAAAAATTAAAGAGCATGACATCTCTTTAAAACCAAAAGGGTATGAACTTGGTAATATTATTCATAAAACATTAGAAGAGTTTTACAAAGAAAAAAACAGAGACTATAAAACTCTTTTAGATATTTTTAATAAAAACCGAACCGAAAACAGTTTTTTAAATCTTGAATTGGAAATCTGGAAAAAAAGGCTGAAAGAGTTTATTGAAGAAGAAGATAAAAGAGTAAAAGAAGGCTTTATAAATATAGAACAGGAAAAAGCTTTTTTATTTGATTTTGATGGAATAAAGTTAAGAGGAACGATTGATAGAATTGATAAAAAAGAGGATCAGTTTTATGTAATTGATTATAAAACAAGCAGTAATTTAAAAGTTGATTCAAAAAAGAATTATGATAAATCAAAAGATTTTCAACTGGAGTTTTATTATCTTGCTATAAAAAAATTATATGAAGCAAAAGCTATTAATACTTTATATTATGACTTATATGAGATGAAACTAAAAGAAGAGATTGCTTTAGAAGAGAAGTTAGAAGTTTTAAAAGATATTTTTAGCACCTTTAAAACTCAAAAAGTAAATTTCGACAAATGTGAAAGCCTGCAAACCTGCCAATATTGCGTTTATTCAACCATTTGCAATAGATAATTTCACAATATTGTAAGAAAAAAATGGTTATTTTGTAAACAACTAACTATAAAGAAAATTTTCTATTTCTGATATAATTTCTTTGTTCTACTAAATTTTATAAATTTAATGAATAGACTTTTTTCAAGTTTATTCTTAAATTTATAAGCTGCTAAATTATAATCCAAAATAAAAGTAATAATGTTAATAAATTTTAAATAAAATTAAAAAAGTTAAAAATTTGTGCATAAAAAAAGGTTAGAGAAGATTCTCTAACCTTTTAAATTTAAGTTTTAAGACTTAAATTAGAAAGAGTATTGTACGTGAACTCTTCCCATAGTCCCATCTTCGTCAGAGTCATCAACATCTAAATCACCAAATTGTACATATGTAGTAAAGTTTTTACTCATTGCATAAGAAACTTTTGCATAAACTTCGCTTACATCATCACCGTCGTCACTGCTATCATAATCAGCTTCTGAATAGTATAAACCAACGTTGATTTTATCAGTTACATCAGCAGCAACATGTGCATATATGTATTCCGTATCAGGAGTACCGTCGGCAGTTACTCTCCAGTGGTAGTCCATATTTGTAGCAGAACCTGAATCAATATATACTAAACCACCGTCTGAACCGGCTTCACCGTAAGCTGCAAACGCAGAGAAGATACCCATATTTGCACTTAATCCAAGTTGCCATAACTCTTGGTCATCATCTGTTCCAAGGTATTTTTCAACAGTTCCATCCGGAGATAAAGAAGTATATCTTGCAAATGGAGCTAATGTTACAGCACCAAGATCCCAAGAACCGTTTAAACCAACTGTATATGAATCAAATTTGTCATCTAAATCAGAATAAAAAGCATCTAAATTGATTCCCATAAATGAAGCCATTAAACCAAGTACATAAATATCTTCTGAACCGTCTATACCGGTATCTAACTTTCTATCTTCATCATATGTATATTTATTACCTGTTTCTGCAGAGTTAAAGTTAGTTTGGTTAAAATATGCACCAACTAAAGTTACAGGTCCGGCAGTATAAGCTGCAACGGCACCGGTACCGGTTTGTTCATCACCCATAGAATCTCTAGCTACAGTCCATGGAGTATCAACAGCTTGTTTACCGACAGTTAACGATAAATTTTTTACACCTGTATATGTAAAGTTAACTTCTGATAAATTTGCATTTAGGTTATCATCACTATCATTTGAAGTTCCTAAAATTGCCTCTCCGTTACTATCGTCATCTGCACCAATGATAAATCTCATATTTGCAGTTATATCATCGTTAACTTTTGATTTAAGGTTTACGGCAATTTTATAGTTATTTGTTGCACTATCACTTCTTTCGTCAGATTTTTTACCCTTTGCCTGATCTTCATAATCATTATATCTGTATGCTACCGTACCGGATACATCAACATTTTTAATAGCTTCTGCCAACGGTTGAGCAGATGCAGTTGTTCCGGCAAGTGCCAGAGCAGCAATTAAGCTCATTTTTGTAAATTTAGTCATTTTGTTCCTTTTGTGTTAAAGTAGAAATAATTATACATAAATAATTTTAAATGATTATTAACATAATTGTAAAAAAAATATACATTTTTGTTTATTTTGATTGGGAAATTAGTACATCTTCTATAATTTTTGTAATATCACCGTCTAAAATAGCCTCAACGTTTGAATATCCTATATTACTTCTTGTATCTTTTACTTGTTGATAAGGTTGCAATACATATGATCTAATTTGGTGTCCCCAACCTATTTCACTTTTTTCCACGCCGTCTGCTTTGGCTTTTTGTTTATCAAGTTCAAATTCATAAAGTCTCGATTTAAGCATTTTCATAGCACTGGCTTTATTTTTATGTTGAGATCTGTCGTTTTGGCACTGTACGACTATACCTGTCGGAATATGAGTGATTCTAATAGCTGATTCTGTTTTATTTACATGTTGTCCGCCTGCACCGCTTGATCTATAAGTATCTATTCTTATATCTTTATCTTCAATTTCTATATCTATATTATCATCAACCTCAGGACTTACCATAACCGAAGCAAAAGAGGTATGTCTTTTTGCATTTGAATCAAAAGGTGAGATTCTAACAAGTCTGTGAATACCGTTTTCAGCTTTTAAATATCCATAAGCATTTTCACCTTTTATTATAAAAGAGACATCTTTTAGACCAGCTTCTTCTCCATCTTGATAGTCTAATACTTCAACTTTAAAATTTGATCTCTCTGCCCATCTTAAATACATTCTATAAAGAATTGAAGCCCAGTCTTGAGATTCCGTTCCTCCTGCTCCGGGATGTATAGAGACTATTGCATTTGAAGAATCATCGGGATTGCTAAGCATTACGGAAATCTCGGTACCTCTTATAAGTGCTTCAAGATCTGCTGCTTCATCATAAAGCATTTCTATAGTTTCCTCGTCATTGTCTTCCAAAGCCATTTCATAAAGTTCATTTGTACCGTTTAGAGCATCATTGGCTTTATCATATTTTGAGAGTTTAGATAAAATTCTGTTTTTTTCAATTCCGATTTTTGTAGCATTTTTTATATCATTCCAAAAATCGGGATCGGCTTCTTGTTTTTCTATCTCTTTTAATCTTGAGTTAAGTCGTTCAGGTTTTAATATATTTTTTATATTTTCAAGTTTTTTATTTAAAAGTTTTAAAAGTTCTGAATATTCATAGGCATCCATTTGTTATTTAGATTCCTCTGTTTTTTCTTGTTTCTCTTTTTTTTCATCTTTTAAAGCTTGAATATATGAATATACATTTTTTATATCACCGCTATCCATAATATTTGCATAAGGAATCATTCTAAAGGCTTGACCTCTGTCATATTCACCTAACATATAATCTCTAAGCGTAGTTTGAAACTCTTCCAAGTCCAAAGCTATTAAAGCTCTTGATGTACCGTATTCTTCATCTGCTTTTTCTCCATGGCAACTTTGACATTTATCAATATAGAGTTTTTTACCGCTTCTTGACATTCTTTGTCTAGCTTGTTCTTTTTTTACCTCTATTTCAACTTTTTTTCTCTCTTCAAGTCTTTGTAAAATTCTTTGTTCTAGTTTTTCTTCACTTATAGAAGAAGCTTGTTGGTGCATATCTTTTTTGAAAATATAGATATAGTTTGTACCTGAGTTAGTTTTTTGAATATTAATATCATCTATACTCCACCCCTCTTTTTTCATATCTTGAACACTCTTAGTAGAACCACATGCTCCACCGTCTAAAGGCGTAGTCTCTATTGTAGCCATTGATTTATGATTTTCTTTAAAACACATTGTAGTTTGGGCAAAAGCTATAGATAAAGTAGCAATTGATGATAAAGTCACAGTTGTAAGTAGTCTCATTCTTATCCTTTAAAAAAATTAAGGATATTCTATCATAAATTAGTTAAATAAAATTTGAGTAAAAAAAAAGCCGGAAGTAAAACTCCCGGCTTTGAATTTAGTTTAGTAGTTTAAACTTTTAGATTAGAAAGTATATTGGATTTGAAGTCTTCCGATAGTAGTATCTCTATCTTTACCGTCATCAATATTTTCTTTTTCCATTTCACCGAATCTAATATATCCACCGAAATTTTTAGACATTTTATATGTTGCTTGTAAATAATACTCTGTATCAGTAAAATCACCGCCGTCTCTAATATCCTTATCATCTACCTCTAATTGGTTATAGTTTAATGAGATATTTAATGAATCTAGAACTTGTGCATCTACAGAACTTTTTAAGAATGTTGCATCAGCATAACCGTTTGCTGTTAAATTCCATCCATGTAGATTTGTTTTAGAAGAGTCATTATCTAAAGCAACAAGTCCACCGTCTTCATCAGTCCAAGCATAAGCAACTTTTGCTCCAAAGATACCAATATTGATTCCTGCATAAACTTTTGCTAAAGAGTTGTCATTATCAAGAGCTGTTAGTGCATCTGTAATTTCATCATCTAAATCTAAGTAAGTATATCTTGCCCCAAGATTTAATTTAACTGCATCAATATTGAATTTGGCATCTGCTCCAACCGTATATGTATCAAATACCTCATCCATATCTAAATACCAAGCATCTAAAGCTACAGGTCCGATACTACCTAAAAGACCGATTGTAACAATATCTTCAGCACCGTCAATTACATCTTTTACATCTACATCTTCATAACCATTACCATTTATTTTTGCATCATTTAGATCTAAATTTGTTTGGTTAAAATATGCAGCTGCAACAGTCACAGGTCCAAGATTCGAAAGTGCTAAAATACCTGTACCGGTTTGTTCTTGACCATCTATATCGATTGCAACAGTCCAAGGAGTAGTTAAACCTTGTTTACCGACATTAACTGTAGTATTTTTAATCCCTGTATATGAGAAATAAACTTGAGATAGTTTTACATCAACATTCTCATCACTATGATCTCCATCTCCTCCACTTGAATGGTTTAATGAAGCAAAATCACCTGAGCTTGTGTCGCTACCTATTATAAATCTAGTAATAGCAGTAACATCATCATTTACTTTTGCTTTCGCTGTTAAACCGATTTTATATTTATTGTTATCTTTCTCATCTACTCCGTCTTTATAGTTTTTATCAGATGAATAATCATCGTATCTATAAACAACAGAACCGGATACGTCAACGTTTTTGATAGCTTCAGTTAATGGTTGAGCAGAAGCAGTAGTACCAGCTACTGCAAGAGCAGCTACTAAACTCATTTTTGCGAATTTTTTCATTTGTTCTCCTAAATTTTACAAATTTGTAAGTCAGTTAACCGGACGCGCGAATAATCTAGGCTTTCTAGATATTTTTCCGGATGACCGCTGCATAATTTTACATAAGTAAATTTTAAAGTATTCTTAAATAGATATTAAATGTAACCAAGTTGTAAACTTTTTAAAGAAAAATTTAAAATATATGAGTTGATTATTTTTTTATTGAGACTATGCAGTTGTTTAAAATATTCGGTTTTGTGATCTTAATTTTCAGCTTTTTTATAGGGTAACTTTTCTTTAAAAAGTTTTTTATAAAAAGTATTGCCTCTTCTATAAGTTGAAACTTCTGCTCTTTCATTATATTCTCAATATCCAAGGCAATTTTTGAGTAGTCTATAAAAGATGAAAAATCTTCGTATTTATATTTAAAAGAGACATTAATTAGAACTTTTTGTTCTTTATTCCTTTCAAAATCCAAGATTCCTATTATACAATAAAAAGTAAGATTATTTATTGAAATTTTCATTTATAAAACTGTTTAAGAAAAAAGTTTTTAAATAACTCTTTTCTCTTCTCCTTTTATTAGTCTTATAATATTAGGTAAATGTTTATAATATACGATAAAAGCTATTATATACATAGGAGCATTGCTTCCTACATTTAATCCGTTATTTAGTATAAGTGCGGCAATTATAACAGCCGTAAGTCCTAAAAGTGAAGATAAAGAAGAGATTTTTAAAACTTTTCCGAAAACAAACCAGACGAGAGCACCTATTAAAGTAGGAATAGGAATTAATACTAAAAATACTCCAAGTCCCGTAGCAACACCTTTACCACCTTCTAAACTAAGAAAAACAGAATAACAGTGACCCAAAACGGCTAATACTGCAATTCCCCAAAGAGTTGCATCACCGGCACCTGCTGCCATTGCTATTAATAAAACTATTGTTCCTTTTAAAGCATCTAAAATAACAGTTGCAATGCTAAGTTTTTTTGCTAAAGAGGGGTTAGTCTGTTTTACTACTCTTAAAACATTGGTTGCTCCTATTGAACCGCTTCCTTGCTCTTTTATATTAACTTTGGCAAAAATCTTTGCTAAAAGGAGTCCAAAAGGGATTGAACCTGCTAAATAGGCAAGAAGATAGAATAAAATGTTAAAGTTAAAAAGAAAATCCATATAAACCCTTAAAATTTTTATATTTAAATTTAGTAAAGTGGATTATAACTAAAAATTTGTTATATTCACATTTAATTAAAATATGATGACTTAATGAATTTTTAACTTAAGGTACAAAATTGAACTTTAAAGAAGAGATAAATAGATTAAAAAAAGAGTTAGATGTTACACTTGTAGCACACTTTTATCAAAGAGATGAAGTTTTTGAATTAGCCGATATTACGGGAGACTCTTTAGAATTAGCCAAAAAAGCAAAAGAGACAAACTCAAAATATATAGTTTTTTGCGGTGTCGGATTTATGGGCGAGAGCGTAAAAGTTTTAAGTCCCGAAAAGACTGTTCTAATGCCGAAAATAGCCTGTTGTGCAATGGCTAGAATGATTGATGAGGGATATTATGAACAAAATCTTAAAATAATCAACGAAGCAGGAATTCCAAACGAAAATATTTTACCCATAACTTATATAAATTCGAGTGCGGCAGTAAAAGCAAAAGTAGGTGAAATGGGCGGTATGGTTTGTACTTCTTCAAATGCTTATAAAATTATTGAAAAAGGTTTGGAATCAGGCAAGAAAATATTTTTTGTTCCGGATAGATGTTTAGGGCAAAATTTTGCAAAACAGATGAACCTTAAATCTTCGGTTGTAGGTGATGGAACAAATTTAAAAGAAGCAGATATTATCTGTTATAACGGTTTTTGTTCGGTTCATCAGCTTTTTACGCCAGATGATGTAGAATTTTACAGAGAAAAATATCCGGATATTTTAGTTGCGGTTCATCCGGAGTGTGACCCGAGTGTTTGTGATGCTGCTGATTTTGTAGGTTCGACTTCTCAATTAATAAACTATATAAAAGAGTTACCGATAGAGCAAAAAGTTGTAGTTGGAACAGAGTTTAATATGGTAAACAGATTAAGAGATAAAAATACATATATCTTAAGTTCTACAAAACCTGAGTGTCCTACTATGAATGAAACAACATTGGAAGACGTATATAAAACATTAAAATCAATTGAAGATAATAATATAAATGAAGAGACCTTGATTAAAGTTGATGATAATGTTATCAAATGGGCAAAAGTTGCCCTTAAAAGGATGTTAGAGATATGATAAATACTAAAAAATTTGTAAAAAATGCTATTATTGAGGATAACGGTAGAGGAGATCTTTTTTACGATGTAGCTCCAAAAGGAAAATTCAAAGCAAAAGTTATATCTAAAGATGACGGAGTTTTAGCCGGTGAAACCTATGCGAAAGCTTTGGCAAAAACCGAAAAATTTGATTGTAAGTTTTTAAAGCATGACGGGGAAAAAGTAAAAAAAGGTGATGTAATAGCAGTTCTTGAAGGCAAAGCTTCAATTTTACTTTCAAGTGAAAGAACTTTTTTAAATATGCTTCAACATGCAAGCGGTATAGCAACTATGGCAAATAAATTCGCTTCTAAAATAGAAGATTTAGATGTAGCTTTGCTTGATACTAGAAAAACAAGACCTCAATTAAGAGATTTTGAAAAATATGCAAGTAGAGTAGGCGGAGCAATTAATCATAGACTTGGGCTTGATGATTGTTTAATGTTAAAAGATACTCATTTAAGAACAATAAAAGATTTAAAAGCTTTTATAAAAAATGCAAGAAAAAGAATTTCTTGGGTTACGAAAATTGAGATTGAGTGTGAGACTTTTAATCAGGTAAAAGAGGCAATGAAAGCAGGTGCCGATATTATAATGTGCGATAATATGAGTTTTGAACAGATAAAAGAGGTTGTTGAGTATAGAAACAAAGTCTATCCTTATATTCTTTTGGAAGCTTCGGGAAATATTACTTTGGATACAGTAAGAGATTATGCTCTTACAGGTGTAGATGCTATTAGCAGCGGAAGTATTATCCATCAGGCTACATGGTTGGATTTTTCAATGAAGTTTGATTAATTTACAATTTGTTAATAAAACTTAGGCATACTTAAAAGATGAAAAAAGACTTTATTTTAAACAATAAAATTAATATGACTAATTTTTCAAAAGCTTTACAGCTTATTGAAAAGAGTAGATATATTTTGGTAATAACTCATGTAAATCCGGATGCAGACTCTATCTCATCTGCTCTGGCTTTGTCAAATCTGTTTCATGAGAACAAAATAAAACACAAAGTTTTTAATATAAGTTCTGATTTGCCCAGAAATTTAGATTTTATAAATAGATTTGATAAAATTACGGATCAATTGCCTAAATTTTTTGATTTGGTAATATCTTGCGATTGTTCTTCGAAAAAAAGATTCGGGTTTGAAGTAGATGAATCAATCAAATTGATTAATTTTGATCATCATGCCTCAAATGATAATTTCGGAGATATAAATTTAGTTGATCCTATGAAGAGTTCAACAGCAGAAATAATATATGATTTTTTTAGATTTAACGGTCTTTATATAACAAAAAACAGTGCAACTGCACTTTATGTTGGGATATATGATGATTCTTTGGCTTTTTCTTTAAACAGATGTGATGAATTGACTTTTGAAAAAGTAAATCATTTAGTTGAATTTGGAGCAAGTCCTTCTGAAATAGCAAATAAGATAAAAAGAAGAGATTCTTTAGCTAAATATAGAATTATTCCAAAAATTTTGGAGAGTATGGAGCTTTATGATGAAGGTAAAGTTGCAACTATTTATGCAAAAGATGAGTGGTTTAAACAAACAGGAGCCCACAATAGGGATTGTGAAGAGGCTTTAAATATGGTAATGAGAATACAAATAGTCAAAGTAGCACTGTTTGTAAGAGTAGTAAACGGTGTAAGTAGAATTAGCCTGCGTTCAAAAGATAAAATCAATGTTTCTAAAATAGCTGCTAACTTCGGCGGCGGAGGGCATATTAACGCTGCAGGTTTTTCTATTGATTCTACGGATATTCAAAGTGTAAGAAAAAAAGTTTTAAAGGAAATACTTGAGACGACAAAAGAGTAATTTAGTAAATATTGTTTTAGGATTAGTTTTTATTCTAATAATAGGCGGTGCAGCATTTGTATATTTTTCACCTCTTTTTGAAAAAGAACCGGCAAAAATCGTATTAAAAAGTACGGGATATTGGAATTTAAAAGATGATTTAACGGTTGAACTTTCCGATAAAAGCGGGATAAGGTCGTACAAAGTTTACTATAAAACTAATAATAATGTTGAAGAGATTGCCCAAAATAATATTTCTGCAAAACAAGATAAAGTAATTTTTAATATAAAACCTATATCTTTGACTCCGAATATAAAAAAAGTTACAATTGCCGTTGAAGCATATGATAACTCATTTTGGAACTTTTTTAAAGGTAATGCCACATATAAAGAGTTTACTTTGGATATTGATAGAAAAAGACCCCTAGCAAGAGTTCTTGCAAACTCATATAATATTAGAAGAGGCGGTAGTGCTGCAGTTGTCGTTGAAGTAAAAGATGAAAACTTAAAAGATAAGTATATAACTTTTAACAATGATTACAGATTTGAACTTATTCCTTATATTAAAGAGGGATTTTATATGGCAATTGTAGCTTGGCCTATAGATATAAAGTTTGATCAGTTTAGCAGAGTAAATCTTATAGCTGTTGATGAAGCTAATAATAAAACTATAACAAAAATACCTTTTTATATAAAAGATTTAAAAATAAAAAATGATAATTTAAATATTTCAGACGGTTTCGTATCTCAAGTATCTATTCCGGTTTTAGAAAAAAGCGGTTATGATATACCTGAAAAAACCGTTGATATCTTTATTAAAGAAAATGAAGATTTAAGAGCAAATAACGTAAAGACAATTAGAGAAGAGTCGGTAAAAAATATGTCAAAAGAGTTGGTCTCTAATTTTAGGATTAAACCTTTTAGAAGATTAAGCGGTTCTAAAACGGTTGCCGGATTTGCAGAACGAAGATCATATTTTTATGAGGGAGAAAAAATTGATGAAGCCTGGCATTTGGGAGTTGACTGGGCAAGTATCAAACATGCGGATATAAAAGTATCAAATAAAGGGAAAGTAGTTTTTAGCAACTATTTGGGAATTTACGGTAATAGTTTGATTATTGATCATGGGTTTGGTTTACAAACTTTATATGCTCATACAAGTCAATTTAATGTTGCAAAAAATGAAGAAGTAAAAGCAGGACAGGTTATTGCAAATACGGGAAGTACAGGAGCTGTATTTGGAGATCATTTACATTTTGGTTTATTAGTTCAAGGTATAGAAGTAAATCCTTTAGAGTGGATGGATAAGAATTGGATAAAAACCAGAGTATCAAATATTTTAGATGAAGCAAAACAAGAGATAAGAAGTAGCAAATGAGACAAAGAACAATAGAAAAAAGTGTTGAAATAGTAGGAATCGGACTGCATAAAGGAGTTCCCGTAAAAATGAGGCTAGAACCTCTTGAGGCAGATATGGGAATAGTCTTTTACAGAGTTGATGCAGGAGTTTCAATTCCTCTTAAAATAGAAAATGTAGTTGATACGCAAATGGCAACGGTTATAGGAAAAGACGGAGTTGTTATTTCGACTGTAGAACATATTTTATCAGCTATTTATGCTTACGGAATTGATAATTTAAGAATTGTTTTAGATAATGATGAGGTTCCCGTTCTTGACGGAAGTTCTTCAGGATATTGTATGCTGATTGATGAAGCCGGGATAAAAGAGTTAGAGAAATCAAAAAAAGCAATAAAAATTAAAAAAGATGTTGAAATAACAACCGAAGACGGTAAAAAAGTAGCTTTAAAACCTTCAAACCATATAATATATGATTTTTCAATAGATTTTGAGCACCCTGTAATAGGACATCAAGAGTTTAATTTTGATTACTCTATTGAAGAGTATAAAGAGAATATCAGTAGAGCAAGAACCTTTGGATTTTTACATGAAGTACAATACCTTAGAAGTAAAGGTTTAGCACAAGGTGCTTCAATGGAAAATGCTATTGTTTTAGATCATTCAAAAGTATT
It encodes the following:
- a CDS encoding dihydroneopterin aldolase, which gives rise to MKISINNLTFYCIIGILDFERNKEQKVLINVSFKYKYEDFSSFIDYSKIALDIENIMKEQKFQLIEEAILFIKNFLKKSYPIKKLKIKITKPNILNNCIVSIKK
- the plsY gene encoding glycerol-3-phosphate 1-O-acyltransferase PlsY — protein: MDFLFNFNILFYLLAYLAGSIPFGLLLAKIFAKVNIKEQGSGSIGATNVLRVVKQTNPSLAKKLSIATVILDALKGTIVLLIAMAAGAGDATLWGIAVLAVLGHCYSVFLSLEGGKGVATGLGVFLVLIPIPTLIGALVWFVFGKVLKISSLSSLLGLTAVIIAALILNNGLNVGSNAPMYIIAFIVYYKHLPNIIRLIKGEEKRVI
- the nadA gene encoding quinolinate synthase NadA, whose protein sequence is MNFKEEINRLKKELDVTLVAHFYQRDEVFELADITGDSLELAKKAKETNSKYIVFCGVGFMGESVKVLSPEKTVLMPKIACCAMARMIDEGYYEQNLKIINEAGIPNENILPITYINSSAAVKAKVGEMGGMVCTSSNAYKIIEKGLESGKKIFFVPDRCLGQNFAKQMNLKSSVVGDGTNLKEADIICYNGFCSVHQLFTPDDVEFYREKYPDILVAVHPECDPSVCDAADFVGSTSQLINYIKELPIEQKVVVGTEFNMVNRLRDKNTYILSSTKPECPTMNETTLEDVYKTLKSIEDNNINEETLIKVDDNVIKWAKVALKRMLEI
- the nadC gene encoding carboxylating nicotinate-nucleotide diphosphorylase, yielding MINTKKFVKNAIIEDNGRGDLFYDVAPKGKFKAKVISKDDGVLAGETYAKALAKTEKFDCKFLKHDGEKVKKGDVIAVLEGKASILLSSERTFLNMLQHASGIATMANKFASKIEDLDVALLDTRKTRPQLRDFEKYASRVGGAINHRLGLDDCLMLKDTHLRTIKDLKAFIKNARKRISWVTKIEIECETFNQVKEAMKAGADIIMCDNMSFEQIKEVVEYRNKVYPYILLEASGNITLDTVRDYALTGVDAISSGSIIHQATWLDFSMKFD
- a CDS encoding DHH family phosphoesterase, producing the protein MKKDFILNNKINMTNFSKALQLIEKSRYILVITHVNPDADSISSALALSNLFHENKIKHKVFNISSDLPRNLDFINRFDKITDQLPKFFDLVISCDCSSKKRFGFEVDESIKLINFDHHASNDNFGDINLVDPMKSSTAEIIYDFFRFNGLYITKNSATALYVGIYDDSLAFSLNRCDELTFEKVNHLVEFGASPSEIANKIKRRDSLAKYRIIPKILESMELYDEGKVATIYAKDEWFKQTGAHNRDCEEALNMVMRIQIVKVALFVRVVNGVSRISLRSKDKINVSKIAANFGGGGHINAAGFSIDSTDIQSVRKKVLKEILETTKE
- a CDS encoding M23 family metallopeptidase, whose translation is MRRQKSNLVNIVLGLVFILIIGGAAFVYFSPLFEKEPAKIVLKSTGYWNLKDDLTVELSDKSGIRSYKVYYKTNNNVEEIAQNNISAKQDKVIFNIKPISLTPNIKKVTIAVEAYDNSFWNFFKGNATYKEFTLDIDRKRPLARVLANSYNIRRGGSAAVVVEVKDENLKDKYITFNNDYRFELIPYIKEGFYMAIVAWPIDIKFDQFSRVNLIAVDEANNKTITKIPFYIKDLKIKNDNLNISDGFVSQVSIPVLEKSGYDIPEKTVDIFIKENEDLRANNVKTIREESVKNMSKELVSNFRIKPFRRLSGSKTVAGFAERRSYFYEGEKIDEAWHLGVDWASIKHADIKVSNKGKVVFSNYLGIYGNSLIIDHGFGLQTLYAHTSQFNVAKNEEVKAGQVIANTGSTGAVFGDHLHFGLLVQGIEVNPLEWMDKNWIKTRVSNILDEAKQEIRSSK
- the lpxC gene encoding UDP-3-O-acyl-N-acetylglucosamine deacetylase; translation: MRQRTIEKSVEIVGIGLHKGVPVKMRLEPLEADMGIVFYRVDAGVSIPLKIENVVDTQMATVIGKDGVVISTVEHILSAIYAYGIDNLRIVLDNDEVPVLDGSSSGYCMLIDEAGIKELEKSKKAIKIKKDVEITTEDGKKVALKPSNHIIYDFSIDFEHPVIGHQEFNFDYSIEEYKENISRARTFGFLHEVQYLRSKGLAQGASMENAIVLDHSKVLNPDGLRYDDEFVRHKILDAIGDMALLGYTLVGEYNAHKGSHHLNHLLTKKLYEDEANYEIIDLEEAQDEAEVFELAYSRVEA